A region from the Nostoc sp. HK-01 genome encodes:
- a CDS encoding transport-associated protein yields the protein MKKLAPFFISSLLLVSAAACQNPSRTSESAPDTVSQNPASPAAQTTQEAKEDAQSELRRRQLNEDIRAREQRNNATGGDTNRATGDLASEVRSKLEANIPDGQITVAADKQGTVTVNGTVKNQDQLNKIQPLAQEIKGVKSVVNKVVVAPPKQ from the coding sequence ATGAAAAAACTAGCTCCCTTCTTCATTAGTAGCTTATTACTTGTTAGTGCTGCTGCTTGTCAAAATCCTTCTAGAACCAGTGAGTCAGCACCCGATACAGTCAGTCAAAATCCTGCATCACCAGCGGCACAAACAACTCAAGAAGCAAAAGAAGACGCTCAAAGTGAATTGCGCCGCCGACAACTTAATGAAGATATTCGCGCGCGTGAACAACGAAATAATGCTACTGGTGGTGATACCAACAGAGCAACAGGCGACCTCGCCAGCGAAGTTCGCTCTAAATTAGAAGCTAATATCCCTGACGGTCAAATCACAGTAGCGGCTGACAAGCAAGGTACAGTAACTGTCAACGGTACGGTGAAAAATCAAGATCAACTGAATAAGATTCAGCCTTTAGCCCAAGAAATTAAAGGTGTTAAAAGCGTAGTTAACAAAGTAGTTGTGGCTCCACCAAAACAATAA